Genomic segment of Mastomys coucha isolate ucsf_1 unplaced genomic scaffold, UCSF_Mcou_1 pScaffold23, whole genome shotgun sequence:
CAAGTAACTTAGTAGGAACAGACCCCCCTCCAAAGAGAGGGTATTGCTTTTTAGATGATCTGTCAGTCTCTCAGAAATGAATAGTAGAATAACTCTTTTGTTTCTAAATGCCACACTGTTTTTGAACCTAATGTAAAATAGTGGTGATAATGGAAAATAAACAAGTTTCAAAATCTCCTGTTCCACTGAAGCAATAGAATTACATggagatttatttaaaatgtcagcTGTTGGACTGTCATCTGAAACCCTCATGAAAATCAGCTTTAGAAATGAGTGTCATCAATCCTGCAATTCCTGTGGTTAAGTCTTTCGACACATTTTAAAGTTTGCAAATTTTTGCTTTAAaactcttttttattataaaccCAAATAAGTTagaaaaatgctttattttgattttcaataATTCCATGTTTGCTCTCCTATATTATCTCTGTATTTACCTGTTATCccaatttttaataaatagtaactcatttatacattatatCAAGTGGTGGCAATGATATTAAATGGTGTAGCTCTCTTCATTCATAATGATTTAATACTTTCTACATTTagcacatgaataaaaattataatcataATTTTCCATGTTTCTTAGTAAGTACTTTTTCTAAGCTCTTAGGTACATTCAATTATAAGATAACGTGTATAACTTTAAGAGGAATGGTATAGagtataaaattatacatttaaaaaacaaatataaaaataggaaTAGTTAATTCTTCTCAGAAGACACAATCTCAGTAAAGTCTGAATACATCACATTTTCTAGGAGACATGTACCTACAGAACTTGGTTTTCCTCCATCTAGAAGAAACACAGTTGCCCATAAAATCAGAAATCATCTAGAGTTTTCTTGTTCTCAGAAGTGTTAAAATAAATTCAGGCCCCAAGGCTTGTTATTTTATAGAAGTGTGTGCTTGGGGGTATATAGGCACATAAATACAAGTTTCTTATATAGAGGATAAAGGAGTCAGACCTCTCCATTTACCAGTAAAATGAGATCTGGTTACATCACAATATTTGACATTTTAACTATtaatccatccacccacccacccatccatccatccatccatccatccatccatccatctatctatctatctatctactgtaAGTGTATGTTTATCCATGTAGACACCCACATGCCATAGCTTGCATAAAGAACTCAGTGAACACGTTATGGGAGTGAATTTCTACTTCTAGCATGTGGAACCTAGGGGGTGAAAAATGTCAAAGGTGCAGCAATAAACATTGTTACCAAGtgggccatctcactggcctgaaaaCTGGCCATATTCTCAGGATAACAATTCAACCTACTAAAATTAGTCAATCTAAATGATATATAGTGAAGTCATCCAATGTGACTTAAAAGGACCACTTAATTATATATATCTTCTGCCTTAACTAGAAACTGCCCTTGCATTTTGACATTATCTCCAGGATCTGGAATGAAAGGGTTGTATGAAGGATCAATGAAAGCCCAAGCTTCTTCAAATATATTCTCCACCAAAAAATGTCCACTTATAATGTTGAACAACtctattattttatgatattaatgTTATGGTCTTTATTCTCTTAGATCTGAAGATACCATCACTGGTCATCGATAACTCTCTCAAAGTCAACAAAAAGAACTAATATACAAATACATCAATTCTATAGATAATGGCATTGAATTTGCTGAGAAATGTTTACCTCAAAGGTACATGCACTGTTATTAAAAAATATCACAGCAACAGTTTCACAGGGAATGAGTGTCAATCTCCTTGTCATTGAGCCACAGAAAATATCATAATTGTAAAGTTTGATACAGTTAAAACATAGTGCTTTTGTTGTACTATTAAAAGAATGCAGCATGAAAAGAGTGGGAATTCTGATTCAGTAAAATTATATTAGTTCACTTACTCTAGAAACTGATgtccaaataaatgaaatatcataGAAAAGAAGCCATTCTATTCAACAATTTCCTCATGGCATCCTTCATGTCCCTGTTTCTCAGACTGTAGATAAAGGGGTTCAGCATCTGAGGCACAACAGAATACATCACTGAAGCCACTGCAGTCTTCCTGGATGAATCCATAATAATAGATGTAATATATACCCCAAAACCTGTCCCATAGAACAAGGACACAACTGACAAGTGAGACCCACAGGTGGTAAAGGCTTTGTGCTTTCCTTCTGGTGATGACATTCTCAAAATAGAGGATATGATATGAATATAAGAAAAAACTATTCCAGAGAGAGGAATTCCAGCAAATATGCATGATGAAATATAAATCAGAATGTTATCAATGAGGGTATCAGAACAGGCCAACTTGAGCATCTTGGGAAGTTCACAGAAGAAGCTTGGTATTTCCAGATGTGTGCAGAATGACAGTCTTAGCACCATCAGGCTGTGCATTAAAGAATCCACAACACTGATTAGTAGGGACAACAGAATCaagaagacacagaaacaggGTTCCATGATGACTGTGTACCTTAGGGGATGACAAATAGCAATATAGCGGTCATAAGCCATTACTGCAAGGAGGCAATTCTCCATGCCACCAAATATTAAGACAAAGCTCATTTGAGTGAGGCAGCCTTCGTATGTGATGCTTTGACtattttcttgtatgttcatcAGCATCTTTGGGATTGTGCTTGTGCTTAAACAGATGTCATTTAAGGACAAATTGAAGAGAAATAAGTACATAGGGGTATGAAGTTGGGGGTCtgagacagaaataaagacaataaGCAGGTTTCCCAAAATGGTAACCAGATATATAGAAAAGAACAAGCTGACCAAGACAGGGTGCAGTTTTGGGTCTTCTGTTAATCCCAAAAGAAGGAATCCTGAAAAAGCTGTTTGGTTTCCCTTTTCCATGTTGCTCATAAATCTGATAGAGTGGGtgatagatagaaaaataaatgaaagtttgGATCAGACACAGCTGCCACACTTAAGAAGTTGATGGAATACTATCCCTGAAGTCTATAACTAGGCTTCAATAATTAAAGCACTTGCTACAGAAGCATGAGGCCCAGACGTCTGACCCCCAGAAACAAGCATAAAAACCAGGTTGCTGCAGCAGCTAACATATAATCCAACTTTACAAGTCTTGAATACGTGTGTTCTTCAAAATCAAACTATATGAACAAGGTCATGATAATGAAGGAACACCATCACAGGAGATTTTCATGGGGGATAATCAAACTCTCTCCTAGTAGCATGCATGTCCCTGGGAGATTTCAAATCTAAAGCACCTCATTAGAATGACACGACTTTTAACACTTTGACCCCATGAGTCCACATCCTAAGAGATTGTAGGAAGAGTAGATTTTGTGTTACTAACTTTATGGTACCAGGAGCCTACCTTCCAATAttcaaacattttgttttcacttcCTTCCATTTTACAGGCCTTGAGTACATGCTAcatgatttttatattaatttccaacttatatttttctacatgtttgtTGTATATGATTCATCTATTTGAAATAATTGTTCAATATGAAATGCATCCAGCATATACAaatctaaaaaatataaatattaaaacataataataatataaaacctcagatgtttctgttttgtttttttcaccatttattcattcattctctatGCATCTTGATTATAGGCCCCCTCCTCACAATTCTCCCTCATACAACCCCTGTCCCTTCCTCTACTTTCCAAatcctctcccttcttctatgATAAAAGGGAGATACCCCCAACCAACTTATATACCCAGGCACATCAAGTAACTGCAGGACTAGTCACATCCTCTACACTAGGCCTTACCAGGCAGACTTGTTAGTAGAACAGTATCTAcaggcaggcaagagagtcagagatgCCCTCCTTTCCAGTTGTTTGAAGATACTCCTAAAGACCAAGTTGTTTATCTGCTACTCATGTGGTAGAGGCCTATGTCCAGCctatgtgtgctctttgtttggtgcttcagtctctggcaGCCCACAAGGACACAGGATAGATGacttgttggtcttcttgtgaaaTCCTTACCTCTCTGGGTCCTTTgttccttccctcaactcttccataaaataacctgagctccacctaatgtttggatCTGGGTCTCTGCATCGGTATCAGACAGGTATTGTTTGGATCCTCTCAGTAGACAATTATGCTaagtttctgtctgcaagcataatgaagtatcattaatagtatcagggattggttcaTATCCATGGGATGGGTCTAAAGTTGGGTAATTGGTTGACCattgcctcagtctctgctctaattTTGTCCTGGCAAACCTATAGACAAGTCACATTTTGGGTTTCTGTCCttattcctcaactgaagttgTGCCTAGCTACAGGAGTTTATCCCTTCAGAGTCCATATCTCCCACTGATAGAGTCTAAGCTAGAGTCATCCCCAGATTCACTGGGGGATCTCCAaatctcaggtctctggcatgACTGAAGATGTTCTCCTGCCCACCACCAATTCATATTGTCTCTTGTCTGCTCTCTACACCTGAACCATCCCCAGTTCTCTTCCCCATCTTGTCTTCAACcaagttccctccctctacctacctatgatatctattttatttcccctctgaGAAAGGTTAAATTATCTTTCCTTGGGTACTCTTTGTTATATTGTTTCTTTGGGTGttatattgtttctttgtattttaatgtggttatcctgtactttatagctaatattcacttataaatgagtacatagaatacatttcttttgggGTCTGGGTGACCCCagtcaagatgatat
This window contains:
- the LOC116073275 gene encoding olfactory receptor 7G2-like — its product is MSNMEKGNQTAFSGFLLLGLTEDPKLHPVLVSLFFSIYLVTILGNLLIVFISVSDPQLHTPMYLFLFNLSLNDICLSTSTIPKMLMNIQENSQSITYEGCLTQMSFVLIFGGMENCLLAVMAYDRYIAICHPLRYTVIMEPCFCVFLILLSLLISVVDSLMHSLMVLRLSFCTHLEIPSFFCELPKMLKLACSDTLIDNILIYISSCIFAGIPLSGIVFSYIHIISSILRMSSPEGKHKAFTTCGSHLSVVSLFYGTGFGVYITSIIMDSSRKTAVASVMYSVVPQMLNPFIYSLRNRDMKDAMRKLLNRMASFL